Proteins encoded together in one Telopea speciosissima isolate NSW1024214 ecotype Mountain lineage chromosome 4, Tspe_v1, whole genome shotgun sequence window:
- the LOC122658472 gene encoding pyruvate, phosphate dikinase, chloroplastic isoform X1 → MKQCLPEAYKELVQNCEILERHYKDMMDIEFTVQEHRLWMLQCRSGKRTGKGAVKIAVDMVNEGLVDAHSAIKMVEPQHLDQLLHPQFEDPSSYKDNVIATGLPASPGAAVGQVVFSADDAETWHAQGKSVILVRTETSPEDVGGMHAATGILTARGGMTSHAAVVARGWGKCCVSGCSDLRVNDSEKVVLIGDEIIKEGEWLSLNGSTGEVIMGKQTLAPPAISGDLETFMSMVDKIRSLKVMANADTPEDAKTARNNGAQGIGLCRTEHMFFASDERIKAVRQMIMAVTPEQRKKALDLLLPYQRSDFEGIFRAMDGLPVTIRLLDPPLHEFLPEGDIEQMISELTSDTGMTEDEVFSKVEKLSEVNPMLGFRGCRLGISYPELTEMQARAIFQAAISMSNQGVQVLPEIMVPLVGTPQELGHQVSLIRSIAEKVFSEMGTSLDYKVGTMIEIPRAALLADEIAKEAEFFSFGTNDLTQMTFGYSRDDVGKFLPVYLSKGILQSDPFEVLDQKGVGQLIKIATDKGRGARPSLKVGICGEHGGEPSSVAFFAKVGLDYVSCSPFRVPIARLAAAQVVA, encoded by the exons ATGAAACAATGCTTGCCTGAAGCTTACAAAGAGCTTGTACAGAACTGTGAAATTCTGGAGAGACATTACAAAGACATGATG GATATCGAATTCACAGTTCAGGAACATAGGCTGTGGATGCTGCAATGCCGATCTGGAAAGAGGACTGGGAAAGGGGCTGTAAAGATTGCTGTGGACATGGTTAATGAAGGGCTTGTTGATGCTCATTCAGCTATCAAGATGGTGGAACCACAACATCTCGATCAACTTCTTCATCCACAG TTTGAGGATCCATCTTCTTACAAAGACAATGTGATAGCCACGGGCTTGCCAGCATCACCTGGAGCTGCAGTTGGTCAGGTTGTATTCAGTGCTGATGATGCTGAAACATGGCATGCGCAAGGAAAGAGTGTCATTTTG GTGCGGACAGAGACCAGCCCAGAGGATGTTGGGGGAATGCATGCAGCCACTGGTATTTTGACAGCAAGAGGTGGCATGACCTCACATGCAGCTGTCGTTGCCCGTGGGTGGGGAAAATGTTGCGTATCCGGATGCTCTGACTTACGTGTGAATGACTCAGAAAAG GTTGTTCTAATTGGAGACGAGATAATTAAGGAGGGTGAGTGGCTTTCACTCAATGGATCTACaggagaagtgataatggggaAGCAGACACTTGCTCCTCCAGCTATAAGTGGTGACTTGGAAACCTTCATGTCCATGGTTGATAAAATAAGGTCTCTCAAG GTTATGGCAAATGCTGACACACCAGAAGATGCAAAAACAGCAAGAAATAATGGTGCACAAGGGATTGGACTTTGTAGGACGGAGCATATG TTCTTTGCGTCAGATGAGAGGATAAAGGCAGTGAGACAGATGATAATGGCTGTGACACCAGAACAGAGAAAGAAGGCCCTGGACTTACTATTGCCTTATCAAAGATCTGATTTTGAAGGAATCTTTCGTGCAATGGATG GTCTTCCTGTAACAATCCGGCTGTTAGACcctcctctccatgaattttTGCCAGAGGGGGACATTGAACAAATGATCAGCGAACTAACTTCTGATACTGGCATGACTGAAGACGAAGTCTTTTCAAAAGTTGAGAAACTCTCAGAAGTAAATCCCATGCTTGGTTTTCGTGGTTGCAG GCTTGGGATATCGTATCCAGAACTAACTGAAATGCAAGCACGTGCAATCTTTCAGGCTGCTATCTCAATGAGCAACCAGGGTGTCCAAGTTCTTCCTGAAATAATGGTTCCCCTTGTTGGAACACCACAG GAACTAGGACATCAAGTGAGTTTAATACGTAGCATTGCCGAGAAAGTATTCTCTGAGATGGGTACTTCCCTAGATTATAAGGTTGGGACTATGATTGAGATACCCAGGGCTGCTCTACTTGCAGATGAG ATTGCCAAGGAAGCAGAGTTCTTCTCATTCGGGACTAATGACCTCACACAAATGACATTTGGATACAGTAGAGATGACGTCGGAAAGTTCCTTCCAGTGTATTTGTCCAAAGGCATTCTACAAAGTGATCCATTTGAG GTGCTTGATCAAAAAGGAGTGGGGCAACTCATCAAGATTGCTACAGACAAAGGACGTGGAGCAAGGCCTAGCTTAAAG GTCGGAATATGTGGAGAACATGGTGGGGAACCCTCTTCTGTAGCATTTTTTGCGAAGGTTGGACTTGACTATGTTTCATGTTCACCATTCAG GGTCCCTATTGCTAGGCTTGCAGCAGCTCAAGTGGTCGCTTGA
- the LOC122658472 gene encoding pyruvate, phosphate dikinase, chloroplastic isoform X2, giving the protein MKQCLPEAYKELVQNCEILERHYKDMMDIEFTVQEHRLWMLQCRSGKRTGKGAVKIAVDMVNEGLVDAHSAIKMVEPQHLDQLLHPQFEDPSSYKDNVIATGLPASPGAAVGQVVFSADDAETWHAQGKSVILVRTETSPEDVGGMHAATGILTARGGMTSHAAVVARGWGKCCVSGCSDLRVNDSEKVVLIGDEIIKEGEWLSLNGSTGEVIMGKQTLAPPAISGDLETFMSMVDKIRSLKVMANADTPEDAKTARNNGAQGIGLCRTEHMFFASDERIKAVRQMIMAVTPEQRKKALDLLLPYQRSDFEGIFRAMDGLPVTIRLLDPPLHEFLPEGDIEQMISELTSDTGMTEDEVFSKVEKLSEVNPMLGFRGCRLGISYPELTEMQARAIFQAAISMSNQGVQVLPEIMVPLVGTPQELGHQVSLIRSIAEKVFSEMGTSLDYKVGTMIEIPRAALLADEIAKEAEFFSFGTNDLTQMTFGYSRDDVGKFLPVYLSKGILQSDPFEVLDQKGVGQLIKIATDKGRGARPSLKVGICGEHGGEPSSVAFFAKVGLDYVSCSPFRVPIARLAAAQVVA; this is encoded by the exons ATGAAACAATGCTTGCCTGAAGCTTACAAAGAGCTTGTACAGAACTGTGAAATTCTGGAGAGACATTACAAAGACATGATG GATATCGAATTCACAGTTCAGGAACATAGGCTGTGGATGCTGCAATGCCGATCTGGAAAGAGGACTGGGAAAGGGGCTGTAAAGATTGCTGTGGACATGGTTAATGAAGGGCTTGTTGATGCTCATTCAGCTATCAAGATGGTGGAACCACAACATCTCGATCAACTTCTTCATCCACAG TTTGAGGATCCATCTTCTTACAAAGACAATGTGATAGCCACGGGCTTGCCAGCATCACCTGGAGCTGCAGTTGGTCAGGTTGTATTCAGTGCTGATGATGCTGAAACATGGCATGCGCAAGGAAAGAGTGTCATTTTG GTGCGGACAGAGACCAGCCCAGAGGATGTTGGGGGAATGCATGCAGCCACTGGTATTTTGACAGCAAGAGGTGGCATGACCTCACATGCAGCTGTCGTTGCCCGTGGGTGGGGAAAATGTTGCGTATCCGGATGCTCTGACTTACGTGTGAATGACTCAGAAAAG GTTGTTCTAATTGGAGACGAGATAATTAAGGAGGGTGAGTGGCTTTCACTCAATGGATCTACaggagaagtgataatggggaAGCAGACACTTGCTCCTCCAGCTATAAGTGGTGACTTGGAAACCTTCATGTCCATGGTTGATAAAATAAGGTCTCTCAAG GTTATGGCAAATGCTGACACACCAGAAGATGCAAAAACAGCAAGAAATAATGGTGCACAAGGGATTGGACTTTGTAGGACGGAGCATATG TTCTTTGCGTCAGATGAGAGGATAAAGGCAGTGAGACAGATGATAATGGCTGTGACACCAGAACAGAGAAAGAAGGCCCTGGACTTACTATTGCCTTATCAAAGATCTGATTTTGAAGGAATCTTTCGTGCAATGGATG GTCTTCCTGTAACAATCCGGCTGTTAGACcctcctctccatgaattttTGCCAGAGGGGGACATTGAACAAATGATCAGCGAACTAACTTCTGATACTGGCATGACTGAAGACGAAGTCTTTTCAAAAGTTGAGAAACTCTCAGAAGTAAATCCCATGCTTGGTTTTCGTGGTTGCAG GCTTGGGATATCGTATCCAGAACTAACTGAAATGCAAGCACGTGCAATCTTTCAGGCTGCTATCTCAATGAGCAACCAGGGTGTCCAAGTTCTTCCTGAAATAATGGTTCCCCTTGTTGGAACACCACAG GAACTAGGACATCAAGTGAGTTTAATACGTAGCATTGCCGAGAAAGTATTCTCTGAGATGGGTACTTCCCTAGATTATAAGGTTGGGACTATGATTGAGATACCCAGGGCTGCTCTACTTGCAGATGAG ATTGCCAAGGAAGCAGAGTTCTTCTCATTCGGGACTAATGACCTCACACAAATGACATTTGGATACAGTAGAGATGACGTCGGAAAGTTCCTTCCAGTGTATTTGTCCAAAGGCATTCTACAAAGTGATCCATTTGAG GTGCTTGATCAAAAAGGAGTGGGGCAACTCATCAAGATTGCTACAGACAAAGGACGTGGAGCAAGGCCTAGCTTAAAG GTCGGAATATGTGGAGAACATGGTGGGGAACCCTCTTCTGTAGCATTTTTTGCGAAGGTTGGACTTGACTATGTTTCATGTTCACCATTCAG